Proteins from a genomic interval of Desulfofustis limnaeus:
- a CDS encoding TraR/DksA family transcriptional regulator, with protein sequence MVDLFDRAQEAEERDRKRALSAALCKGQRIGPSALVCNECGEPIPEDRRIASPGCTRCVSCERAHEDKRRR encoded by the coding sequence GTGGTGGACCTTTTCGATCGAGCACAGGAAGCGGAAGAGCGAGACCGCAAGCGGGCTTTGAGCGCGGCTCTGTGCAAAGGGCAACGTATCGGGCCTTCAGCCTTGGTCTGCAACGAATGCGGCGAACCGATCCCCGAGGATAGACGCATCGCCTCACCCGGCTGCACCCGCTGCGTCAGCTGCGAACGCGCCCATGAAGACAAGCGGAGGAGATAA